Genomic segment of Zootoca vivipara chromosome 4, rZooViv1.1, whole genome shotgun sequence:
attaaagaaccttttaatgagggtgaaagaggagagcgcaaaatatggtctgaagctcaacatcaaaaaaaccaaggtcatggccactggtcccatcacctcctggcaaatagaaggggaagaaatggaggcagtgagagattttactttcttgggctccttgatcactgcagatggtgacagcagtcacgaaattaaaagacgcctgcttcttgggagaaaagcaatgacaaacctagacagcatcttaaaaagcagagacatcaccttgccgacaaaggtccgtatagttaaaggtatggttttcccagtggtgatgtatggaagtgagagctggaccataaagaaggctgatcgccgaagaattgatgcttttgaattatggtgctggaggagactcttgagagtcccatggactgctagaagatcaaacctatccattcttaaggaaatcagccctgagtgctccctggaaggacagatcgtgaagctgaggctccaatactttggccacctcatgagaagagaagaatccttggaaaagaccctgattttgggaaagattgagggcactaggagaaggggacgacagaggacaagatggctggacagtgttctcgaagctacgaacatgagtttgaccaaactgcgggaggcagtgcaagacaggagtgcctggcgtgctatggtccatggggtcacgaagagtcggacacgactaaacgactaaacaacaaggccAGTGAGCATTGCCACATCTTGTGGAACCTGGTGGCTTTTGTATTCTATAAACAAAAACTGGATACCTCAAAGATTCACATTAGACGATTGCCTGATGTCTTTCAAGTACTACAACTCTTCTTTATGAATAGCACCCACTAACACTTATTTCGAAGAGAAACCAATAGTATATTCCATGCTAtctcaataaatattattaagcAATTGGTTGTCTTCTCTAAACCTCTGAGGTCTCCTCTCCTTTTGTTCCTTTAttggttgcttttatttttatttgattgagGTGATTTTAGTTCATTGGTTAAAATTCAGTCTTTGCATATTTCTCAATGACATTTCCTTGGCTCTTTGCATTTATGAAAGATAAGAGGAAAAGCTGAAATATTGAAACAAGATCTCACTGCAGGAACAAGCTGAATTGCAGGGTGATTGTTAAGGAACATAGTAAATCACTAATCTTTTGTCTGCTACAGGAAGAAGTACATTGAAAGCTGAAGAAGATGAAACagctaaaaaggaaaaggaaaagcaatttTAGTGTTCAGGAAACTCAAACACTACTTAAAGAAATCCGAAAAAGGAGagaagtgcttttttctaaacaaTTAAATACAACCATTAATGAGATGAAGCGGAAGGCTTGGGAGGAAATAGCAGAATGTGTTAATGCTGTTGGTGAAGGAGAGCAAAGGACGGGGACAGAAGTCAAAAGGCGATACCTCGATTGGAGGGCCCTTATGAAACGGAAGCGACTTAATACCAACATAAAGCTTGTGGGTGCTGGCTTTCACCTTCCATCATCTGATTTGGATGATTCTCTCAACGAAGATATTGATGAGAAAATTGGATTTCCAACTGAAGCTGGTTTTGAATGGCAGAATATTACAGACTTCAGAGAAGCAGGTGGATCATTAACAGAAATAaaagtggaagaagaggaggaggatccaCAGAGTTTTGAAGTAAGTAGTTCCAGCATGGTaagtatattttatttgtatgctttcCTTCTGTAAAATTTCCTAGCTCAGCTACTGTATAATTTCCAATCCTTAGTGACAACTCATTCTGTTGTCTCCTAGATTTGAAGAGAAATCACCTTTACAGAGCAATActaaaataaggttaccagacatccctgttcccagggacagtccccagatttacaaatcagtccccatacaaaatccattgaagttgaaaagtgtccccggattcatcgaaaaaaatctggtaaccttatactgAAGGCCCACTGATGGGTCATTGGAAGCAGTGTAAGTGCCACTCAAAGGCCTGCTGGCAGGATGGCATTTATAGCATTGGAGCCCCCATGAGGAAAGTTCTGCATGTTATGCCAACAGTCTTATGCCGGTGGTGAGACCACAACAGGGCAAGTCAGGGTAGCTAAAGAGCTGCAATATCCTCAGACCTCTTGTCCCTTAGATCTTTCCCTAAAAAGGCCCAGCAGGTTTAGGAAGTAGCAGAACCACAGGGCCCTACCCCAAGATAGGATTGCTTTGTCCATTGCTCAGTCTGTGCACAAAGTTTGGATAACAATGAAACATGTAGGTGGGATCTTAATGTGCTCTTCCAAAGACTCACAAAAACTTAGCCTGAGGGCCTCTCTCAGAAGCTACCGGTATATAAGGTTTCTGCCTTGCTTTTCCTATAGCTGATAGGTGTATCTTTATCTAGTGCAGAACACCATTAAATTGCTAATTGCTTTTCTTAGTTTCCTattgaggaagaagaggagattcTGTCCTCAGTGTTGCCAGATTCTAAAAAGGAAAGTGACCTTCCTGATTTCACTCACATTGAAGAGTTTGGCAATCTAAGCTCTGCTCAAGCTAGGCTGGCCTATGAAGATTCTCATCTGCTGATTAGCCTGGAAAAACAGAAGCTGGAGTTAGAGAAACAGCGACTGGATATTGAAGCAGAACGGCTGCAAGTGGAGAAGGAGCGCCTGCAGATCGAAAAAGAGCGGTTACGACACATTGACCTGGAGCATGAGAGGCTTCAACTGGAAAAGGAGAGATTACAAATAGAGCGAGAGAAACTGAGGCTTGAGGCTTTGCATGCTGAGAAACCTGTGCTGGAAAATGACCCCAGCCAGTCAGAAAAACCTGCCTTGCAACCTCTGGATCTAGAAACTGAAAAACTAAAAATTGAAAAGGAGCGCTTACAGCTCGAGAAGGAGAGGCTGCagttcttgaagtttgaatcagAGAAATTGCAAATCGAAAAAGAACGTTTGCAAGTGGAGAAGGAGCGCCTTCGAATTCAGAGGGAAGGGCACCTGCAATGAACTTGGAAAAACCATGATTAACAATGCTGTGCTTTGTttgttcttcctccttttttctttttgaaagggtAGCTTGGTTTCAGTAAAAGTGTTGGATAGTCTGGTTGTCAAAGCATTTCACCATCCAAGAGAATCCTGCTTTCCATTGCTTTGATACTGTGATGCTTACATCTTGACAGTACCTTTTTTCCGTTGCCAGAGTTGAACATTAATGTGTTCAAGTTTAAAAGAAGCTAAGGAATGGTGCTCAGTAAGTCAGTGTGCCTGTGTAAATGGAGCTTATGTGTGAAATTGCATTTCAGTGTAAGAGAAGTGTTAAATGTCCTCTTGCATTCTCTGTTGTATAGATTTGCCTCCACATTAAGCATCAAGGCTTAGCTGTATCCTGTTCTTCTTAAGAGTGTTATTCTAAATCCATAGGAGCTTTCAACACACATTTGCATTTGATCTAAAGGAATGAGATTAAAGGTAGGCCTTATGCTTTACATAGTGTTAACCATGAAAGTAATGCCTTTAAAATGAGGTGTGTTCTTCTCTAGAGAAATGTTGAAAGGTCAGACATTGAGGTTCTCAGTAGTTTTCCTACTCAACTATGTTTGTTAGTAGAAAAAAGATTAAATGATGCTTCATGTATGAAAACACAGATTTCACCATTTATTTCCAAGCCAGACCTTAGAAC
This window contains:
- the MSANTD4 gene encoding myb/SANT-like DNA-binding domain-containing protein 4 isoform X1 yields the protein MKQLKRKRKSNFSVQETQTLLKEIRKRREVLFSKQLNTTINEMKRKAWEEIAECVNAVGEGEQRTGTEVKRRYLDWRALMKRKRLNTNIKLVGAGFHLPSSDLDDSLNEDIDEKIGFPTEAGFEWQNITDFREAGGSLTEIKVEEEEEDPQSFEVSSSSMFPIEEEEEILSSVLPDSKKESDLPDFTHIEEFGNLSSAQARLAYEDSHLLISLEKQKLELEKQRLDIEAERLQVEKERLQIEKERLRHIDLEHERLQLEKERLQIEREKLRLEALHAEKPVLENDPSQSEKPALQPLDLETEKLKIEKERLQLEKERLQFLKFESEKLQIEKERLQVEKERLRIQREGHLQ
- the MSANTD4 gene encoding myb/SANT-like DNA-binding domain-containing protein 4 isoform X2; this encodes MKQLKRKRKSNFSVQETQTLLKEIRKRREVLFSKQLNTTINEMKRKAWEEIAECVNAVGEGEQRTGTEVKRRYLDWRALMKRKRLNTNIKLVGAGFHLPSSDLDDSLNEDIDEKIGFPTEAGFEWQNITDFREAGGSLTEIKVEEEEEDPQSFEFPIEEEEEILSSVLPDSKKESDLPDFTHIEEFGNLSSAQARLAYEDSHLLISLEKQKLELEKQRLDIEAERLQVEKERLQIEKERLRHIDLEHERLQLEKERLQIEREKLRLEALHAEKPVLENDPSQSEKPALQPLDLETEKLKIEKERLQLEKERLQFLKFESEKLQIEKERLQVEKERLRIQREGHLQ